In Bacteroidetes Order II. bacterium, the DNA window GTAACTGGTTAGCCTGATTCCAAAATTGTTATCGGGCATTGAAAAATAGTTTATTTTTGTGTTTCAATGGAACTACCCAACGACATAGCAAGCTGCCACCGGATAATCCTGGAATTGGTAGCCGTTATTGAAGGCTTCAAGCCTCAATTGGAGGGGTATGTCCAGCAAATTGAGGCACAACGCAACCATATTGAGGCACAACGCAACCATATTGAGGCACAACGCAACCATATTGAGGCACAACGCAACCATATTGAAGCACAACGGCATCAGATTGATAATTTGGAGTTTCGGGTGAAAGAATTGGAATTACAATTGCATCAGAACAGCCGCAATTCAAATTATCCGTCCTCAATGGACAAATTTAAGCCTAAACCTGCCTTTCCTCGGCTTAAGGGAGGTAAGATTGGCGGCAAACCAGGTCATGATGGGGGCACACTCAAGATGGTGCCTGCACCGGATGTGGTAAAAACGCATACACCTGAAGTCTGTGCCCGGTGCGGTCAAATACACGATTCGGAACCTTTGGTAATCCGTGCCCGTCGTCAGGTTTTCGATATACCCCCGCCACGCATCGAAGTGACAGAGCATCAGGTTTTGGACTGGGTTTGCAGTGGCTGCCAAGCCCTGAACCAAGGCCAATTTCCACAAGATGTCTGCTCTAATACCCAATATGGTCTTCGTTTGGTGACGATGAGTGCGCTTTTCAACAACGGCTACAATATCCCGCGCAAGAAGGTTCAATCAATCTTCAGCGATTTGTATGGGGTGACTCTTAACGAACAGACACTGCAAGCCCAGAACGAATTAGCCTACGGATGTTTAGCCGAAGACGAGGCGCATATCAAGGCGAAGTTACTCCAAAGCGAGGTCGTCCATTATGACGAAACGGGCTTTTATGTGGGCAAAGACCGGTTTTGGGAACATGTGGCGAGCAATGAGTTCTATACCGCCCTGTTTATACACCCGCAACGGGGCGCAGGAGCACACCAAACCGACATT includes these proteins:
- a CDS encoding IS66 family transposase yields the protein MELPNDIASCHRIILELVAVIEGFKPQLEGYVQQIEAQRNHIEAQRNHIEAQRNHIEAQRNHIEAQRHQIDNLEFRVKELELQLHQNSRNSNYPSSMDKFKPKPAFPRLKGGKIGGKPGHDGGTLKMVPAPDVVKTHTPEVCARCGQIHDSEPLVIRARRQVFDIPPPRIEVTEHQVLDWVCSGCQALNQGQFPQDVCSNTQYGLRLVTMSALFNNGYNIPRKKVQSIFSDLYGVTLNEQTLQAQNELAYGCLAEDEAHIKAKLLQSEVVHYDETGFYVGKDRFWEHVASNEFYTALFIHPQRGAGAHQTDISILPSFQNWAVHDCWSTYFNFTGCQHAVCGAHLLREFTALIESGSKWAQNFHAFLLDLYERSDKGKAAIPTKERSRVLRKYQDLLQQADQEEPPPTQKPRGKPKKTKGRNLFDRLAKHQDAVLAFAFHEEVPFSNNQAERDIRPTKTKMKVSGCFRTQYGAEIYARIQSFISTVRKLQFNPFNELYTVLSGGIPEYRGPAG